One Megalops cyprinoides isolate fMegCyp1 chromosome 23, fMegCyp1.pri, whole genome shotgun sequence genomic region harbors:
- the ptn gene encoding pleiotrophin, whose protein sequence is MQSLQYWMMLAVMGLLVLTVTAGEGGKAEKQGKKERKSDCGEWQWSVCVANVGDCGLGTREGTRGGTDCKQTIKTQRCKIPCNWKKQFGGECKYDFQAWGECDMATGKKNRTGVLKKALTDATCPTTVSATKPCGKIAKTKLPDSKKPKREGKKKERAPVD, encoded by the exons atgcagagCCTACAGTACTGGATGATGCTGGCAGTGATGGGCCTCCTGGTTCTCACAGTGACTGCCggagaggggggaaaggcaGAGAAGCAAG GGAAGAAGGAGCGCAAGTCGGACTGCGGAGAGTGGCAGTGGAGCGTGTGCGTGGCCAACGTCGGGGACTGCGGCCTGGGCACCCGGGAGGGCACACGGGGCGGCACCGACTGCAAGCAGACCATCAAAACCCAGCGCTGCAAGATCCCCTGCAACTGGAAGAAGCAATTCGGAG GTGAGTGCAAGTATGACTTCCAGGCGTGGGGAGAGTGCGACATGGCAACGGGTAAGAAGAACCGCACAGGTGTGCTGAAAAAGGCGCTGACAGATGCCACCTGCCCCACCACCGTCAGCGCCACCAAGCCCTGTGGCAAGATTGCCAAGACCAAGCTGCCAG ATTCTAAGAAGCCGAAGCGAGAGGGGAAGAAGAAGGAGCGTGCCCCGGTGGACTAG